From the genome of Pseudomonas migulae:
TTCCACCAGGCCCTGCTCGCCTGGCTGAACAAAACCAACCCCGTTCGTTGATGAGGTAAGGCTGATGGCTGTGCAGATTGCGGTGATCGATGACTGGCAGGATGTGGCGCGCAGTGTCGTGGACTGGTCGGCGCTGGACGCCATCGGCCAGGTTGATTTCATCCATGATTACCCGGCCGACAACGAAACGCTGGCAGCGCGCCTTGCTGAGTTTGAAGTGATCTGCGTGATGCGCGAGCGCACCCGGTTCGATGAAGATCTGTTGCGGCGGCTGCCGAAGCTCAAACTGCTGGTCACCGGCGGCATGCGCAACGCTGCGCTCGACCTCAAAGCCGCTGCCGCCCTCGGCATTCAGGTCAGCGGCACGGACAGCTACAAACACGCCGCGCCGGAACTGACCTGGTCGCTGATCATGGCCGCGACCCGCAACCTTGTCGTGGAAGCCAATGCCCTGCGCGCCGGAAAATGGCAACAAGGCCTGGGTGGCGACCTGCACGGCAAGACCCTGGCGATTCTCGGCCTGGGCAGCATCGGCCAGCGGGTCGCGCAGTTCGGTCAGGTGTTTGGCATGCGGGTGATCGCCTGGAGCGAGAACCTGACCGCCGAACGCGCCGCCGAAGTGGGCGTGACCTATGTGAGCAAACAGGAGCTGTTCGAACAGGCCGACGTGCTGTCCGTGCATCTTGTCCTCAGCGAGCGCAGCCGCGGGTTGGTCGACGCGCAGGCGCTGGACTGGATGAAACCCACAGCCCTGCTGGTCAACACCGCACGCGGGCCGATTGTCGATGAAGCGGCGTTGATCAAGGCATTGCAGAAACAGCGCCTGGCCGGGGCAGCGCTGGATGTGTTCGAACAGGAACCCTTGCCGGCTCATCACCCGTTCAGGACGCTGGAAAATGTGCTGGCGACGCCGCATGTCGGGTACGTCAGCCAGCAGAATTACCATCAGTTCTTTTCGCAGATGATCGAGGATATTCAGGCCTGGTCTGCTGGAACGCCGATTCGGGCGCTTGGCTGATACCCTACCCTGTGGGAGCGGGCTTGCTCGCGAAAGCGGTGGATCAGCCAACATCATGGTTGAATGACACACCGCTTTCGCGAGCAAGCCCGCTCCCACAGGGTTCTCCATCGATCTAACTGACTTTCACCGCCACAAACGCCGCCGTCACATACGGCACCGTCACCACATCCCTGCCCCGCAGTTCAGGCTCGCCATCAATCAACGCCCGCATCTGCTCATCCACCTTCGCCCGCTCCGCCGCCGGCAATGCCGAGACGAAACTGGTGGAGCGCACGCGGTTGAAAATCACATCTTCCGGCGAGCCCGTATGCCCATGGCTGAACTGCTGCTCTTGCAGCGGTCCGAACGCAGCATGCGGAAATGCCCGACGCCAGGCTCCGGTGTAGAAACGCGGGGTATCGCCCTCCAGCGCATTGACGATCGCATCCAGTCCGGGCACCCAGCTCACGCGCGTGTCGCGCAGGTTCCACACCAGCCCCAGCTTGCCGCCAGGCTTGAGCACCCGGGCAATTTCAGTCAGGGCTTCGCCGCTGGCAAACCAGTGAAAGGCCTGGGCGCAGATCACCACATCCACCGAGGCGTCCGGCAGTGGCAGCTCCGTCGCCGTGCCGCTGACCGCCAATACCTCAGGCCAGGCTTCAGATAGTTTTTCGAGCATCTGCGGCACCGGTTCCACGGCAATCACCTGTGCTCCGGTCGCCACCAGCCGAGCGGTGAACTTGCCGGTCCCGGCGCCCAGATCGACCACGGACTTATCCGCATTCAAACCCAGCGTGCCTGTCAGCCAGTCGGCCACTTGTGGCGGGTAATCCGGACGACCGCGAACGTAGGTGTCGGCAGCGGTCTTGTAGCCGGCGGCGGCTGAATGATGAACCTGTTTCATGACAAAGCTCCAGAAGGACTTCGAACGCTGTCGAGCATAGCGCCCCGATTTGCGCTTTCCTTGAAAAGACCGCCAGAAAGAAATGAATAATTGTTCACCCTGCGGTGTTCACCTGCCATCGCCCATGAGGATTGCCCTTGAACAACCTGAACCCGGATTCGCCGATACGTTACGACCGCCTGACCATGACGCTGCACTGGCTGACCGCCGTGCTGGTGATCGGCCTGTTCGCCAGCGCCCAGGTGTGGGAGCAACTGGCCAAGGGCACGCCACTGCGCAAGGAGTTGCAGGCGTTGCACATTTCCTGCGGCATCCTGCTCGCGGTGATCGTCATCACCCGACTGCTCTGGCGCTTGTCCCGGGGCCGTCGCTTGCCGCCCGCCAATCGGGGTGTCATGAATATTCTGGCAAAGACCGCGCACTTGGCGCTCTACGCGTTGTTGCTGAGTCAGATCGTGCTGGGCTTCCTGTTTCGCTGGGCCCAGGCAGAACCGTTCAACTTTTTTGGCCTGTTCGATGTCCCAACCTTGATCAGCTTCGATAAAAGCATGAAATCGGTGTTCGGCGGCCTGCACGAACAGGTGGCGTGGGTCATCGTGATTCTGGCCGGGCTGCATGCGCTGATGGCGCTGGTTCACCATTACGGCTTGCGTGATAACACCCTGCGCCGCATGTTGCCGGGGCGTGGTTTGAACTGAACAGAATGATCCTATGGAGCTTCGCCATGAATAGCCGTCTTGCTGTTTTTACCGCCCCGCTGCTGCTCGCCGTTGCATTGTCCAGCTCCCTGGCATTGGCCAACGGCGATGACGAAGAACCGGCCAAACCCAACTGCCCAAAAGGCCAGGTCTGGGACAGCAAATCGCAAAAATGCGTGATGCAGACCAGCAGTCTCGTGCCGGACGCCGATCGCACCGACTACGCCTACCGCCTGGCCAAGGACGGCCGTTATGAAGAAGCCCTGGCCTTGCTCGACACGCTGAAAAACCCGAACACTGCCAAGGCGCTCAACTATCGAGGCTACGCCACGCGTAAACTGGGACGAACCGACGAGGGCATCGGTTATTACCTGAAATCGGTTGAACTCGATCCGCAGTACGCGCAAGTCCGCGAGTACCTCGGCGAGGCTTATGTGATCAAGGGCCGACTGGACCTCGCGCAAGAGCAGTTGCAGCAGATCAAATCGATCTGCGGCAGCACCTGCGAGGAATACCAGGACCTGGCCGAAGCCATCCACGGCTCATCGAAAACCTGACAGGACGGAGGTCGCCATCGCCAGCGATCAGGCAATACGGGCAGAGCTGGGCCAGCACCTGGCGCGTTTATGGCGCTACGGCCTGCTGCTGTCCCGGCAACGGCATGTCGCCGAAGACCTGGTACAGGCCACCTGCGTGCGGGCGCTTGAGCGTGCCGGACAATTTGTCCCCGGCACCCGCATGGACCGCTGGCTGCTGAGCATTCTGCATTCGATATGGCTCAACGAAGTGCGCGCGCGGCGGGTGCGTCAAGGCCAGGGGCAGGTGGATGCCGATAGCGCCCTGTCGTTCGACGGTGAACACGCCGCGCAAACCCACGTGCTCGCGACACAGGTGATCCGGCGCGTCGATGCACTGCCCGAAGCCCAGCGCGAAACGGTATTTCTGGCCTACGTCGAAGGTTTGTCTTACCGCGAAGTCGCCGAAGTGCTGGACGTACCCATTGGCACGGTCATGAGC
Proteins encoded in this window:
- a CDS encoding D-2-hydroxyacid dehydrogenase family protein; its protein translation is MAVQIAVIDDWQDVARSVVDWSALDAIGQVDFIHDYPADNETLAARLAEFEVICVMRERTRFDEDLLRRLPKLKLLVTGGMRNAALDLKAAAALGIQVSGTDSYKHAAPELTWSLIMAATRNLVVEANALRAGKWQQGLGGDLHGKTLAILGLGSIGQRVAQFGQVFGMRVIAWSENLTAERAAEVGVTYVSKQELFEQADVLSVHLVLSERSRGLVDAQALDWMKPTALLVNTARGPIVDEAALIKALQKQRLAGAALDVFEQEPLPAHHPFRTLENVLATPHVGYVSQQNYHQFFSQMIEDIQAWSAGTPIRALG
- a CDS encoding class I SAM-dependent methyltransferase, whose product is MKQVHHSAAAGYKTAADTYVRGRPDYPPQVADWLTGTLGLNADKSVVDLGAGTGKFTARLVATGAQVIAVEPVPQMLEKLSEAWPEVLAVSGTATELPLPDASVDVVICAQAFHWFASGEALTEIARVLKPGGKLGLVWNLRDTRVSWVPGLDAIVNALEGDTPRFYTGAWRRAFPHAAFGPLQEQQFSHGHTGSPEDVIFNRVRSTSFVSALPAAERAKVDEQMRALIDGEPELRGRDVVTVPYVTAAFVAVKVS
- a CDS encoding cytochrome b; the encoded protein is MNNLNPDSPIRYDRLTMTLHWLTAVLVIGLFASAQVWEQLAKGTPLRKELQALHISCGILLAVIVITRLLWRLSRGRRLPPANRGVMNILAKTAHLALYALLLSQIVLGFLFRWAQAEPFNFFGLFDVPTLISFDKSMKSVFGGLHEQVAWVIVILAGLHALMALVHHYGLRDNTLRRMLPGRGLN
- a CDS encoding tetratricopeptide repeat protein, whose product is MNSRLAVFTAPLLLAVALSSSLALANGDDEEPAKPNCPKGQVWDSKSQKCVMQTSSLVPDADRTDYAYRLAKDGRYEEALALLDTLKNPNTAKALNYRGYATRKLGRTDEGIGYYLKSVELDPQYAQVREYLGEAYVIKGRLDLAQEQLQQIKSICGSTCEEYQDLAEAIHGSSKT
- a CDS encoding RNA polymerase sigma factor, coding for MGQHLARLWRYGLLLSRQRHVAEDLVQATCVRALERAGQFVPGTRMDRWLLSILHSIWLNEVRARRVRQGQGQVDADSALSFDGEHAAQTHVLATQVIRRVDALPEAQRETVFLAYVEGLSYREVAEVLDVPIGTVMSRLAAARAKLAEYPPLLHAVPNPTTGERR